The genome window GTACATGTCGCGCTTGTggacctcgtcgatgagcgTGTGGAGGTCATCCTCGGAGCCGAAACGCTGGTTGACTTTGGTCAGGTCGTTGACCCAGTAGCCGTGGTATGCAAAGCCGTAAGGGGTGTGAAAGTCGATATTCTCTGACAGGTTAGCGGGGCACGGCCTTTGGTCCGTTGTCCCTCGATTGTCTCggatgacgatgagggTTGGTTAGTACGCACCAGTGGTGGGTGAGATCCAAATGGCGTCGAATCCCATACTCTGAATATAGTCGAGTTTGTCGATGATAGAAAGCCACGTGCCTCCGCACCATGTCTGTTCAGCCGTGTTGCActcgagtgggagggggtCAGTGCGCGCTGGTGCCTTGTCCGAAGGTGGGGCAAAGCGATCGGTGATGATCCTGGTGGTGGTCAGAGGGGCGTTGTATGTGATGGCTTATGACTTACTGGTAGATGGAGCGGTTGCGCCATTCGTCGGCTGTGGCAGCGTTGACGACCTGGGCGCCTAGGACGGCCAAGGCCGTGAcggcggagaggagcaTGGTGGGGAACGGGGCGGGGTCGAGAGAAGGAAGAAATGAGGGTGTGGGGGaccagaggacgagggagAGCGATTGTCGTGTATGAGAAGGGTGGTGGGTTAAGGAGCGTGgtgtgagagtgagaggtGTAACACGAGTGTGAGGTAGGCCGTGTTGATGAAGAGAAATGGACAGCAAGAgacggggagggggagatgCGATGGTGGGTCggagatgatgatgagctCGGGGCTCGGGGCTCGGGGCAGGGGCTTTGAGCAGTGGTTCAGCAGAACTGCGATGCAGTGATGTGATGGCTGAAGCCCTCGCCTCCTCATGGGCCCATGCGGCCATATGGCTGCATGGCTGGGCGCGCTGCCTTCTTCCTTGAGACTTCTGCCTGCATGCCTGTTGCCGGATACCCAAATAGGTGAATTAGAAGGGTTTGTGCAAGTCAAGTTGTTCAACGGAGATGGGTCTGCTTGGTTCCTACCAGGTTTTAGTTGATCCAACCCGACGCCACCGAAACCAATCCGAAACCCCCTAGCCTGCGCCCTTGACCCTAGCCTTGTAACCTCTTGGCCCCCTTCTCTGTTACTCGTTCAACCTCCAACCTCCCTTTTGGCATTCAAGTCTTGACCTTCCTCAAGCTCTCAAGCAATACAAGCAATACAAAGCAAACCTATTCGGGCCGGACACTCAGGGTCTTTCAAGCAGGCACCTTTGTTTATTCTTCTCCTCTGTCCCTCTCCATTAAAGAGCGCTTTTCGTATTCCTGAATATTCCCCGTCCCTACTCAGGGACACTTAAAGGGAACGGGCCACTGGGTACCCAAAACCCTGAATCGCCGGAGCCCGTCTGGTGATCTGCTGACGAGATAGTGGTCGAATCTTGGATCAGATTGCCTTTTATTTAGATTCATTAGATCCATCTATAAATATATACATACCTTGTTAGCCTTCTGTTACAATTGACCCGATTCAGCCTTCGTGTTCAACTTTTGAAACCGTCTCCTGTCTCTAGAGTTGCAGTACACCAGCGCTGACAACCACCCACGACTCATGACTCATATTGTAGATTGAACACAGGGATACATCTGTTCCCCGCCTAACGGCCGGGCGGTCCGACTGGTCAGCTgtcggtggcggtggccaCTGGTCGGCACGCATGTGCCTCTGCCGTCCGGCTCAGCGCCCCTAGCACCATCCCACATACCCCACCTAGGGGGTTAGGGATTCCAGAGACGCGCTATCCATCCTCGGGCACTCCAACGCGTCCTGCAGGGACTGACAATTCATCGGCTGACGTTGGCTGTGGGCTGGTGATGTAGTCTGACCTGCAAGTGCGGGCTGTTCTGCGGAGCGGAACAGTTTCAAATGTCACTAGTAACGTGGTCTCCCCACTTAGCCACTTAGTGCCACAGGCCTGTCCGTGTCTAAACAGCTCTTGAGAATTGAGAAAGGGGACAGACGTTGAGCCATCAAGCCTGGGTGTCTGAAATCAGGACACGGACAGCGACATCAAACGCCACTCATGTTGGCGTCAAAATGAACACTAGGTATTCCCTTAGTTCCTACTCCCTTTACACGTTGCACAAAATGGGTATGAGTGCATTGGGTGCACGGTAGATCTGTAGATATGTAAACGCCGTACATTGCGTTGTTGCACCCAGGGTATCAACTGACAAGTCTCCGAATCGCACTGTTGTTGGACTGAAACAACCAGGCAATGCGCGCGGATGCAAAAAGCACCATCACCGCACGGGCCTAGTGATCGCGAGTTGGGTCCTTTTGGCGGTGCCAAGGTGCCAACATTTCAAGGTGTCAAGTGCCAAGTGCCAAGCCAAGGAAACAAACCCTCTGTCGGCATAACCTGTTACAGTACCTGGCACAGTTCATTCCTTCTACTGCACAACTCAACCTTGTGGCGCAGACAACCGCGTGGCACCTTGTCATCATACACCTAACAACTAATCAAACTCGAACTGGGACAACaactcgcgcgcctcctcatACTCGCTAACAATGGTCTCTTCAATATGCGCATTCCGCGGCCGGAAATGACACTTGAACTCCACCGGCGCAGTAAGGTGGCCCGGCTCAAACTTGTTgacgtccatctcgccgacCGGTTCAAAGTCGAACGCCCACAGGAGCTTGGGAACTAAAGTTAGCCCACTCATTGAGACGACATACTATTGATGGACAGGCTGTTCTCGGCGACCTGCGTGCCGAGGCAGATACGCCGTCCAGCACCGTAGGGAAGAGTGTTGCGCCATCCTGCCATTTCCTCCTTCAAGCCGTACTTGTTCGCCAGGAAGCGTTCGGGACGGAACTCTTCCGGGTCGTCGTACAGCTCGGGGTCGTGGAGCGCCGCCCAGGTGTTGCCGACAACTAGTGTACCAGCGGGAATGAGCATGTCGCGGTACACTTCGTCTTTGGTACTAAGGTGGGGGACGCCGGCAGGCGCGACGGGGCGCCAGCGCatcctgttgtcagcggggggggggaggggggagggagggggggaggggggagggaggggggaggggggagggagggggggagaagagagagagagagaagagagggCGTGGATTCGAAGATGGGAGCACCGACTTGTTCGTGGGGTTGGGTTCACTCACATCTCCTTAACAAGCGCATCGCAGTAAGGCAAACTTGCAATATCCTCGAGCACTGGACTCCGATCATGCCCGACAACACGATCAATCTCCTCCCTAGCCTTTGCCGCTTTATCGGGGAAGCAGCACGCCGCAAGAACAAAAGTAAGTAGCGCTCCCGAAGTGGTATCGCTGCCTCCCTCGAGCATAACCCCTCCGTTCCAAGCGAGGCATTCGTCGCTCAACCCGTCCGGATTATTCTTGACAAGTTTAGCCAACCACGCGTCGGTACACTGTCCCTTCTTGAGGCggcgcttgagctcgccaaACAGAATGTCATGGTAATAGTGCCGCATCTCTTCGCGCAGGGATTGCGCTTTGGCTTTCCATGGAGCCAGGGGTCCGGGAAGGTACTTGAGTGctgggaggaggtcgattggcggcgcggcgccgaCTTCCAGGAAGACTGTGGTTAGGGGAGACTTTGAGTTCCAACTCACAGTTGAAAGCGTGTTCCAGGCGGTAAAACTCCTTGACGGAGAAACCGGCACTGTCGACCCCATCAAAGGTTGGAGCGCGTTTCCCAAACGCAATTGCCAAAGTGAGGGAGCAAGAGTATCGCCTCATCTCCTGGTAAAAGTTGACCCCCTTCAATAGGTTGTAGAGCACAGCGCTCCCCTCGGCTGTTTGGAGCGGTACGTGATTTCCGACAACGCCAGGTGCAAGGATACGGTTCCAAGCTTTGCGGTATACGGCATTACGTTTTCCTggtgcgaggaggatgtggtTCCCTCGAGCGATCACTTCATCGTTGATGTACATTGGTGCGCGGTCGTTGAAGCTGCTGCTCCTCTTATCCAGGAGCTCGAAGATTGCCTTTGCAGAGTTGAGCACGACCATGTTGCTGTTGAAGAGCTTGAGGGAGATTACGTCGCCATACTGTTTTGAGAGCTTTAGGAAGTAGAGGTGTGCGTAGCGGGGCGGGATGGTGGTCAGGTTGCCCAGAAcaggggtggtgggtggaccgggggggaggcgggggtCGCGTCTCCCaacgcggaggaggagggtgaccaggaccgcgacgagggcgaggatcGCCGCCGGGACGGGGATCGTCAGCGGGAGTTGGAGGGTGGCTGTGGACGACATGGCGGGGGGTAGCGTGTTTACTGAGAAGGTAGGTAGGGTTGGCGTCTTCACTGAGAAGGTAGGTAGGGGTAGCGTCTTCACTGAGAAGGTAGGTAGGGTTGGCGTCTTCACTGAGGAGGCAGTGGGCTCGTCCTTTCGGAGATGCTCGTCCTGGCTGGGAAGGATGTCCTTTCTGAGATGCTCGTCCTGGGTGGGAAGGATGTGCCCGTCCTTGCTCAAGTATACTGAAGTGGCCCGCACAGTCGACGCCACTTATATCAACATCTGAAGCGGGGGGCGCCCGCTTGCAGTTCGGGGTTCGGGTACTGGCACCCCCCGGGGCCTAGGCCCCCCCCCTCCGGGGCCCTTTTGCCCACTCATATGCAGCCCTCAGCCCGCATACCAACTTACATCATAAGATGCCGACGTCGGGTCGCCCGAGTACACGGGTTCCTTGATCCTTGATATCGTTGGTATGATAACGAGACCAGGTCATGTGAGTATGAGAATCGACCGGATGGGGTAGTTGCCGTGCCGGACCACACCTGggcgctcaaggtcgcGGATATAGCTGGGTGGAgagagggtggagggttGGGAGGTGCTCACTAATCCCGAGATTCCGACGCCGAGTCCGATCCCAAGCCCGTCGCGCACTCCGCGAGCGGAGTGTGCTACAACAGTTGTCTCTTTAGGCTGCAAGAGGTGTTTGTGGACGTCCGTGCCGGGATGTCACTTGTCAAGTGGGCACGGGCATCAAAGTAGACCGCAGTGTCGGACAGATGCCGAGGCGTTGCGTGTAGGCGGACAGATGCCAAGGCGTTGCGTGGAAACCAAACCAGAAATCACAGTCGAACCATGCACCATATGCATTTTACTTTGACAATGACAATATTACGACAGGACAGCAATCAGGTGCGAGGTCACGACGTCAacttcctcgacggcggctgGAGTCAGCATAACGCTACGCGCGCGGCTCGCGACTCACCCTTCAGAACAATCTTGACAAACATGGCCGCAGCCTCGGGCTTGTCCTTCTCCATCTTGGCAAGCGAGCTGGGTGCAAGCTTCCACAGCACGGCGTCGCGTTCGGCGACAACGGTAGCATTGCGCGTCGTTTCGCTCAGCGTGCTCAGGTCGCCGGCGACCGTGCCGGCCACCATGGTCTCCAGGACGCGGTCCTCGGCATTGTACTCGTACGTTGCGCGCAGGGATCCGCTTTCGATGAGGTAGAGCccgtcggccgcctcgccctggcGCCACAGGGTCGTGCCAGCCGGCGCAGAGACGCGGGCAAAGTACGGGGCGAACTGGGAGAAGAAGTCCTCGGGAGCGTCCATGTAGCATCCCATCGTCTGCATGAGTATGCcgaggggttgggcggcggcaggACGGGGCTCCTCAATGTCCGCGACATAAACTGTGGTCAGTTGGTACGAGGGAGGAACTCACCAGGCAGAGTGGCGTCGCCAGCACGTGCGAGGTGGgtgcgccgcggcgagtTGCTGAAGCTCTCGGCGAGTGTGAACGGCATGCGCTGGACCTTGGGAAGATCGATGGTGCGAGGGGCGGGCGTAtcgcccttggccttgacctgGTTGTCGTAGAAAGCAGTCAAGTAGGTGTTTTCGGTCCactcgagggcgtcgtTGAGTGAGCCAAACACCTCGACACGTGTGCCCTCCTGGTCGGCCCAGAGATCGACGGCGCGGAGAGCCGTCCCGACCGCCGAATGCGGCGCAGCACCGCACAGAATGAGGAGCACGTCCTTTGCCGCGAGAAGGCGCTGGATGCGCACAAAGGCCTCAGCTGAGCTAAAGTCCAGACCGCTGACGAGTGCAAAGTCGATGACCAGGAAGCGGATCGGATTGTGCTCCCACTCGGCGATGTCGAGAAGTTTGCGgatctcgtcctcaacgACGCCGATCGTgccgaagaagaggaagccCTGGAGCTTCATCACGCACGTCTGGGAGCCGACACGCTGGATGAACGCACGCTGGGCTCTAGGGCGGCGCACTGTCGACTTGGCGGTAGAGCCGCTGAGGACGGTACGGATCGGTCTGCGGCGCGAGCTCTGGACGACGAAGAAGACGCAAGCGAGGATGATGCCGATGAAGAGGCCGATGACAAAGTCGAATGCGGTCATGCAGATAGCAATGACAAAGATAGTGATGTACTCGAGTTTGTTGACGCGGTGCCGCGTGTCCCAGAGCGATTCAACCATGAGGTCAATGCCCAGTACGTAgatgagcgcggcgacgaccgTGATAGGGAGGTAACCGATGACGGCTGGGCCGAGGTACATTACGAACGCAgtggcggccgcgagcaTGAGGCCCGCGAGATGCGAGTCTCCGCCGACGCGATAGAAGAGGACCGTGTTGACGTAGCAGAGGTAGTTCGGAACAGACCCAGCCATGCCCGaggcgaggttggagaCTCCGTGGGCAACCAGCTCTCTATTGAGGCTGACATTGTCCTCTGCGAGCgagacgccgagcgcaggCACGTTTAAGGGCACGTGGAGAATgccgaagaagacgagggcgagctgcgTCGGCATGGCAGCCCAGACCACACGCCAGTTGACGAGGTTAAACCTGAAGCCGGCGTAGAATGAGTACCACGGCTGAACGTTCTGGCCGACGTCGAACACCCACTTCTGGTCGCGGAGGTACTGCCAATCCCATCCGCCGATGGCAACAATAACGTAGAAGATGGCGggaaggatgaggaagtAGGCAGGGAAGATGAGCTCGTGGTGGAAGAAGTGGGTGATaacgcggaggaggacggcgagggcgagcggcAGTCCCCACAACATGATGCTGTGGAAGTTTGCGAAGAAGAGCTTGAGCGTGGGCAGGTCGTACTTGAATTCGGCTCCAGAGACGCCGAGCGACACCTGTAGGCCAGTGATGAAGAGGAACACGCCAACACCACCGATGCATCCCACAAGGATGTGGCGCGGGAAGTATCCGATCAGGCTGCCGAGTCTGAAGTAGCCCAGCGCTAAGAAGATGAGGCCTGTGAGGATCGAGCTCAAGGCAAACGAAACCATGGTCGTCgcgacgatggcggcggcgttgtcGCCAATCTCGGAGATGATGAACATACAGATGATGTGGTAGAACGGGACGGCTTCGATCATCATGCTCCCGTTTCCACCCTTGAAGATACTCCCGCCAAGCGAGTAGGTGAGTTGCGCGGTGATGCAGCTCACGAAGAACATGCTCACACCCAGACTCCCATAGTCGGGGTAGTACTTGGAGACGGGGAAGAGGATCATGCCGTAAGACacgccgtcaaggacgttcaggaggaggccgagaacgaCGGCGGGGAGGGCCTTGACCGGTTCGCGGATGGCCATGGTCGcgagctccttggccgAGTACTTGGAGAGCGAGGTGCGTGCGGCGTGCAGGTCGGTGGCGGTGCGTTGGGCCCAGGTGTCCTTGTTGCCCAGGAGAGGGGTGCGTTCGCTGGGCGGTTCACCGCTTGCGAGGAAGCGACGCAGTTCCGAGTCTGCCATGTTGTCTTCGTCGACTTCCTGtacgccctcgaggccTGGGCGAATGTGAATGTGCGACGAGTGAGAGCGTGCTCTGTCTTTAGTAGCAGAAGATTGCGATGAGAGATTTGCGCCCTCGTCTTCGACTAGGATGGCTGGCATGGCGTGTGGCGTCGTCTCTCTAGAGTCGGTAGCTCGCCCGCGGTCCATCAATACACTGAGACCGCTGGGCCCCGCTTGCGGTGAAACTGAGCCTTGGGCTGAACCTTGGGGCTgtgagagggagaggtcGAGAGCCGCGCCACCCGATGTGCTGCTCCCGCGGCGCAGGGGAATACCACTGGAGAGCGGGGACGGGGCGGTAAAGCTCATGCTAGCCAGGCGGTTGGTGCTCTCTCGGATGGCGCGTGATGTGTGGCTAGACCCAAagacgtcgtcgctggtGTGAGCATTGTGATTCGGGCGATCGAGTCGTGCTGTGAGCTGCGAGCTGCGAGTTGCGAGCTACCAGTTGGGTGGGCGGGGATAGAGAAGGTGGGGATGCGTAGCGCCTCAAACGGGTCAAGGTGAAAGTAGCGCACGTCTGAATGTGGATGGCGCAAAACAGCGCTAATCGCGTGCTTGGCCCATGACACTGCCGATCCAACTACCGTCTGTATGTGACCGTCTAATCAATTGCACAATTGCCCACTGGCGCATTGACCATTTGACGCCTTGTGCCATTCTGTCATCTGCGGCAAAAGGCTGTCTCTGCACAAGCAGGTGCGCAGTAAATAGCGCATAGCACAATCATATAACGCGCAGGCTCGTCTACGCACCCATTCTAGCCGCGGCGCTCACCGCTGCTGCCCAAATAGAACATGGGCACGGACTAGCCTCCCGCGCGAATTGGAATTGGGCTCAATCACACGTGTCCCCTTGTCCCCTGCAATGCGACACACCGATGGCTGACGAGATGTCTTTAAGGGAGACAAGTACTCACGGGTCATCcgtctcgtcgccctcctcgataTTCGGCGTCATCACCGGTGGCACGGGTTGATGCTCGGTTTGGTCCATGCTGAGCCGGCGGAAGAGCTTGCTGACCAGTGCGTCGGGGGTGCTAACCCTTCTACCAGCGTTGGTGCCTGCACTGGGACCCAAGTCGAGGCGGCTAAATGCGGAGGTGCTGCTGCGGCCACggtggtcgagctcggaaTTGGAGAGATATAACTCGGGCGACGTGCCCGGATGGGGGGCGGGGTCGCGCggcatggtggatggggtgGTTTAAGAGCTCAAGAAACGGAGACCGAGTGGAGAAAGTGTCAAGGTTGAGGTGCGGGTTGGTGGGTCGAGGTGAGGTCCGGGTTGGTGggtcgaggttgggagGTCATGTGGTGTAGGGGCTTATCGCTTCAATGATCGAATGTCACCGTCATTGGGTCAAGTCGTTGCCCCCAACCCGTCTTATCACTTATCAGTTATCACCAGGCATGCATACACTTGCCTCCCTCACTGATGACTCTGGCACGCCGTTGAGGACGTCGCCAATGCTATGTCGGGAGCTCGGACATGATCGACGGATCGCAAGCCGGCTAAAATGAGCCGTGTCAATGCGCTTTTCAGGTTACCTCAATTGCACGGACTACCTGGATGTAGCGGCGACATTGTTCGCACGCCCTTGTGCGGATGGGACGGCTCAACGGCGCTTCGAGCTGGGCGCTGGGCATCAAAGAACACGAACATTTGGTTGACAACCGGGAGCGTGAATATGCATTGTCTAGACTAAACGATGCGGTATGCACAGTCTGGACACGACGATCGGGGCCACATTGTGGGTAATGAATGGCCAGTGAGACTACGCAACAACTTCCCACAGCGCAACCATGCATGATCTAGACTGAGGTATGAACTGGAGGCCTGGAGGGTAGATAGCTAGCGCTTGAGCGTCCGCTGCTTCTCCGCAAACTCGAccatcttcttctcgacAAACATACCCTTCCTCTTGCGCACGGCATCGACGTAGCCCTTGGCGACATTGGCGCGGTCTGCCTTCTCGCCCAGGTCCTCAAGTTCCTCGACTGTCGTGGGAACCCAGAACGGGTCTAGGTCCAGTACTTCGTATCCCGCAAACACGAGTTGGGGTGACGCGGCCCCAGACGTGCGTTTCCGGATCTCGTCGGCGAACCCGAAACTCTCGACGACAGGCAGCATGGCACGGACAGTGAAGAAGTCGGTGccctccttcatctcctcggctacgatgcggccgcggcggcgcgcaacGACTCCATATACCTTGCCAAGCACCTCGGTCGAGGCTTGGATGTCACAGGTGTACATTGCCAACTTGATGCGCGGGGACCAGTCGAGCATACCTGCTCGAGCGGCGTCACGTACACCCGAGATCAGAGCGCCGACTACGGCAGCGCCACGGCCCGACTCGGTCGGCGTGTACGtcagctgctcgaggatCCAGGCCATTCCGACGACAGGCTCGGCACATAGCGGGCCCTGGAATGTCGCGAGCTGGAAACCTGCCTCGATCGACGTGTCAAAGtcgcgcaggcggcgcgcgatctcggcctcgctctcctgcGCATCGGCCACTtcggccttctcctccgccgtgcgctcggcgtctTCGGCCGCGTCAGCCaacgccagcgcctcctcaGCCGTCTcgccagctgcgcgagcggctGCGAAGACCGCCTCGCGTCCGCGCAAGCGCAGACCACCCTTGCCAATgggatcgaggaggacgttggCGCCGACCTTCTTCGGCCCGAATGACCAAACACGATCCGCTGCCCCAgcccactcgccgccggcctcgtcgaAGCGCGCTTCGAGATCGGTCCAGAACTGCTCGGGCGTGAGCGTGCGCACacccgcctcggcctcgcgctggTCAGgatcttcctcctcctcctcctcggcgtccttggcgcgaTGCACGAGCATGGTTCCGATCGTGTTTTGGTGCGCAAGCAGGAACTCGATGACaggaggtgggagaggcACGGCGCGCAACTTGAAAGTCACCATCCCGTCGTACAAAGATCCGAGGACAACGCCGCGTGGCTCGCCAGCCGTCTTGGGAGCCGCCATGTCCTGCGCCTTGATCGCCGTCTCGCGGAATGGGACAATTGCCTCGCTCGCCTGGATCTCGCACTTTGCGAACCGCTCCCGCAGATCCTTGAGGCAGCGCTCGAGATGCAGCTCTC of Cutaneotrichosporon cavernicola HIS019 DNA, chromosome: 4 contains these proteins:
- a CDS encoding uncharacterized protein (cytochrome P450), coding for MSSTATLQLPLTIPVPAAILALVAVLVTLLLRVGRRDPRLPPGPPTTPVLGNLTTIPPRYAHLYFLKLSKQYGDVISLKLFNSNMVVLNSAKAIFELLDKRSSSFNDRAPMYINDEVIARGNHILLAPGKRNAVYRKAWNRILAPGVVGNHVPLQTAEGSAVLYNLLKGVNFYQEMRRYSCSLTLAIAFGKRAPTFDGVDSAGFSVKEFYRLEHAFNFFLEVGAAPPIDLLPALKYLPGPLAPWKAKAQSLREEMRHYYHDILFGELKRRLKKGQCTDAWLAKLVKNNPDGLSDECLAWNGGVMLEGGSDTTSGALLTFVLAACCFPDKAAKAREEIDRVVGHDRSPVLEDIASLPYCDALVKEMMRWRPVAPAGVPHLSTKDEVYRDMLIPAGTLVVGNTWAALHDPELYDDPEEFRPERFLANKYGLKEEMAGWRNTLPYGAGRRICLGTQVAENSLSINIPKLLWAFDFEPVGEMDVNKFEPGHLTAPVEFKCHFRPRNAHIEETIVSEYEEARELLSQFEFD
- a CDS encoding uncharacterized protein (STAS domain), with product MPRDPAPHPGTSPELYLSNSELDHRGRSSTSAFSRLDLGPSAGTNAGRRVSTPDALVSKLFRRLSMDQTEHQPVPPVMTPNIEEGDETDDPDDVFGSSHTSRAIRESTNRLASMSFTAPSPLSSGIPLRRGSSTSGGAALDLSLSQPQGSAQGSVSPQAGPSGLSVLMDRGRATDSRETTPHAMPAILVEDEGANLSSQSSATKDRARSHSSHIHIRPGLEGVQEVDEDNMADSELRRFLASGEPPSERTPLLGNKDTWAQRTATDLHAARTSLSKYSAKELATMAIREPVKALPAVVLGLLLNVLDGVSYGMILFPVSKYYPDYGSLGVSMFFVSCITAQLTYSLGGSIFKGGNGSMMIEAVPFYHIICMFIISEIGDNAAAIVATTMVSFALSSILTGLIFLALGYFRLGSLIGYFPRHILVGCIGGVGVFLFITGLQVSLGVSGAEFKYDLPTLKLFFANFHSIMLWGLPLALAVLLRVITHFFHHELIFPAYFLILPAIFYVIVAIGGWDWQYLRDQKWVFDVGQNVQPWYSFYAGFRFNLVNWRVVWAAMPTQLALVFFGILHVPLNVPALGVSLAEDNVSLNRELVAHGVSNLASGMAGSVPNYLCYVNTVLFYRVGGDSHLAGLMLAAATAFVMYLGPAVIGYLPITVVAALIYVLGIDLMVESLWDTRHRVNKLEYITIFVIAICMTAFDFVIGLFIGIILACVFFVVQSSRRRPIRTVLSGSTAKSTVRRPRAQRAFIQRVGSQTCVMKLQGFLFFGTIGVVEDEIRKLLDIAEWEHNPIRFLVIDFALVSGLDFSSAEAFVRIQRLLAAKDVLLILCGAAPHSAVGTALRAVDLWADQEGTRVEVFGSLNDALEWTENTYLTAFYDNQVKAKGDTPAPRTIDLPKVQRMPFTLAESFSNSPRRTHLARAGDATLPVYVADIEEPRPAAAQPLGILMQTMGCYMDAPEDFFSQFAPYFARVSAPAGTTLWRQGEAADGLYLIESGSLRATYEYNAEDRVLETMVAGTVAGDLSTLSETTRNATVVAERDAVLWKLAPSSLAKMEKDKPEAAAMFVKIVLKAAVEEVDVVTSHLIAVLS